One region of Bacteroidales bacterium genomic DNA includes:
- a CDS encoding SufE family protein — MNTIEAKGHEIVSEFSLFADWLEKYNYLIEMGKDLPMIDPKYKIKNNLITGCQSSVWLQAEYKDGRVWFTADSDAVITKGIVNLLIRVLSGNTPDEIINANLGFIDDIGLKEHLSPTRSNGLVSMIKQMKMYAIVFKTKYETKENQQ; from the coding sequence ATGAATACAATTGAAGCTAAAGGACATGAAATAGTATCAGAGTTCAGCCTGTTTGCCGACTGGCTCGAAAAATACAACTACCTGATCGAAATGGGCAAAGACCTGCCCATGATTGACCCCAAATACAAAATCAAAAACAACCTGATCACCGGCTGCCAGTCCAGCGTATGGCTGCAGGCCGAGTATAAAGATGGGAGGGTTTGGTTCACCGCTGACAGCGACGCTGTGATTACCAAAGGAATTGTGAACCTGTTGATCAGGGTGTTATCAGGAAATACGCCAGATGAGATCATCAACGCCAACCTTGGGTTCATAGACGATATAGGGCTGAAGGAACACCTTTCACCGACACGGTCTAACGGACTGGTTTCGATGATCAAACAAATGAAAATGTACGCCATTGTATTTAAAACCAAATATGAAACAAAGGAGAATCAGCAATGA
- a CDS encoding isoaspartyl peptidase/L-asparaginase, which translates to MKNVFLFLNLVALGLMFSCTNPVKSPQVATPSRPEWAIVVHGGAGFMNPENLTEEKQAEYNERLAAALLAGGEILENGGSGLDAVEAAIRLLEDCPLFNAGRGAVFNADGVNELDASIMDGKTLNAGAVANVTTIKNPISAARKVMDKSPHVMLIKQGAEKFAQEQGLEIVDPSWFFTQESWDALQKAKESEFKEKSGTVGCVALDKNGNIAAGTSTGGMTNKKFGRVGDSPVIGAGTYADNKTCGVSATGHGEFFIRNVVAYDISARMKYLNEPLETAANDIINNKLKAMGANGGVIAMDKNGNIAMP; encoded by the coding sequence ATGAAAAACGTTTTCCTTTTCCTGAACTTGGTCGCTCTTGGCCTGATGTTCTCGTGTACCAACCCTGTAAAATCTCCACAAGTGGCAACTCCTTCACGACCCGAATGGGCCATCGTGGTGCACGGAGGCGCCGGATTTATGAACCCCGAAAACCTGACGGAAGAAAAACAGGCTGAATACAACGAACGCCTTGCTGCCGCTTTGCTTGCCGGCGGAGAAATTCTGGAAAATGGCGGCTCCGGTTTAGATGCCGTAGAAGCTGCCATCCGACTGCTGGAAGATTGTCCTTTGTTTAATGCCGGACGTGGAGCAGTGTTCAATGCCGATGGTGTAAATGAACTCGATGCTTCCATCATGGATGGCAAAACCCTGAATGCGGGAGCTGTGGCCAATGTAACCACCATCAAAAATCCGATTTCGGCTGCCCGTAAGGTAATGGACAAATCCCCGCATGTGATGCTGATCAAACAGGGCGCTGAAAAATTTGCTCAGGAGCAGGGACTCGAAATCGTTGACCCATCCTGGTTTTTCACCCAGGAAAGCTGGGATGCACTCCAAAAAGCCAAAGAAAGTGAATTTAAGGAGAAAAGTGGAACCGTGGGCTGTGTCGCTTTGGACAAAAACGGAAACATAGCTGCCGGAACCTCCACCGGTGGGATGACCAACAAGAAGTTCGGACGCGTAGGCGACTCTCCGGTGATTGGCGCCGGGACTTATGCCGACAACAAAACCTGCGGCGTTTCAGCCACCGGACATGGCGAATTTTTCATCCGTAACGTTGTAGCTTACGATATTTCCGCCAGGATGAAATACCTGAACGAACCCCTCGAAACTGCCGCAAATGACATCATCAACAACAAGCTAAAAGCGATGGGCGCCAACGGGGGAGTCATTGCCATGGATAAAAACGGAAATATTGCCATGCC
- a CDS encoding 1-deoxy-D-xylulose-5-phosphate synthase, translating to MDTPSYKYLPGINSPADLKKIDEAELPAVCNELREFIIDAVSNNPAHLGASLGVVELTVALHYVFNTPDDKLIWDVGHQAYGHKILTGRRDLFHSNRKFKGISGFPKMLESEYDAYGVGHSSTSLSAALGMAVAAKMKNLNDRHHIAVIGDGAMTGGMAIEALNNAGVNNPNLLIILNDNGIAIDKNVGAIKDYLANIVTSKTYNRLKDKIWHLLGGGTKYGANTRAVVKQVGNAVKGSILRRSNLFEAFNFRYFGPVDGNDVLRLTKLLRDIRNIPGPKLLHIITTKGKGLELAEKQPVIYHAPPSTFNKKTGELIAKEPCDHVQPPKYQVVFGRTIIELAEMNPKIIGITPAMPTGCSLDMMMIKMPERTFDVGIAEQHAVTFAAGMATEGFLPFCNIYSTFMQRAYDQLIHDVALQNLNVVFCLDRAGLVGEDGPTHHGAFDLAYLRTVPNLTICSPMNEEELRNMMFTAQLENKGPFAIRYPKGRGTMKNWKTPFSALEIGKGRIIGEGKDLAIISIGPIGNEVVKACESLEKKGINATHADIRFLKPIDKELLTEIFRTFESIITVEDGAITGGLGSAVIELMNDLGFKRNIVRLGIPDRFIEHGSQHQLWSECGYDAAGIVSAALKLTGKLKVEI from the coding sequence ATGGATACACCCTCCTACAAATATTTACCCGGGATCAACAGCCCTGCTGATCTGAAAAAGATTGACGAGGCTGAACTGCCTGCAGTTTGCAACGAACTGCGGGAGTTTATCATTGATGCTGTGTCCAACAACCCCGCCCATCTCGGGGCGAGCCTTGGCGTGGTGGAACTGACGGTGGCGCTGCACTATGTGTTCAATACACCCGACGACAAGCTGATCTGGGATGTTGGGCACCAGGCCTACGGTCATAAAATTCTCACAGGCCGGCGCGATCTTTTCCATTCCAACCGAAAATTCAAGGGGATAAGCGGATTTCCGAAAATGTTAGAAAGCGAGTATGATGCTTACGGCGTAGGGCATTCATCCACATCTCTCTCCGCTGCTTTGGGAATGGCAGTAGCGGCCAAAATGAAAAACCTCAATGATCGTCATCATATCGCAGTGATCGGCGATGGCGCCATGACCGGCGGAATGGCCATCGAAGCACTGAACAATGCAGGGGTAAACAACCCCAATCTGTTGATTATTCTCAACGACAATGGGATTGCCATTGACAAAAATGTCGGCGCAATCAAGGATTACTTAGCCAACATCGTCACATCAAAAACCTACAACCGCCTAAAAGACAAGATCTGGCACCTGCTGGGCGGAGGTACAAAATACGGCGCCAACACCCGCGCTGTGGTCAAGCAGGTGGGAAATGCCGTGAAAGGAAGTATTCTCAGGCGAAGTAACCTTTTCGAAGCGTTCAATTTCCGGTACTTTGGACCGGTTGACGGGAACGATGTATTGCGTTTAACAAAATTACTGAGAGACATCAGGAACATTCCCGGACCGAAATTGCTGCACATCATTACCACGAAGGGAAAAGGGCTTGAACTCGCTGAGAAACAGCCGGTGATCTATCATGCGCCACCATCAACATTTAACAAGAAAACCGGAGAACTGATTGCCAAAGAACCCTGTGATCATGTTCAGCCTCCAAAATACCAGGTTGTGTTCGGGAGAACAATCATCGAGCTGGCCGAAATGAATCCCAAAATCATAGGAATTACCCCGGCCATGCCCACGGGCTGCTCGCTTGATATGATGATGATCAAAATGCCGGAGCGCACTTTCGATGTGGGAATTGCCGAGCAACACGCGGTCACTTTTGCCGCCGGGATGGCTACTGAAGGGTTTCTGCCATTTTGCAATATTTACTCCACCTTTATGCAACGAGCCTACGACCAGCTAATCCACGATGTGGCGCTGCAAAACCTCAATGTGGTCTTCTGCCTCGACCGCGCAGGGCTGGTGGGCGAGGATGGTCCCACTCACCATGGCGCATTTGATCTGGCCTACCTTCGAACAGTTCCCAATTTGACCATCTGCTCCCCAATGAATGAAGAGGAACTCAGGAATATGATGTTCACTGCCCAACTCGAAAATAAAGGCCCTTTTGCCATTCGCTACCCGAAAGGACGGGGTACAATGAAAAACTGGAAAACACCTTTCTCAGCTCTGGAAATCGGTAAAGGTCGAATAATCGGGGAAGGAAAAGACCTTGCAATTATCTCGATAGGGCCCATAGGAAATGAAGTAGTGAAAGCATGCGAATCTCTTGAAAAAAAGGGAATAAACGCTACTCACGCAGATATCCGGTTCCTAAAACCAATCGATAAAGAGTTGTTGACAGAGATTTTCAGAACATTCGAGTCCATCATTACTGTTGAAGATGGAGCGATCACTGGCGGACTCGGATCGGCAGTGATTGAACTGATGAACGACCTTGGGTTTAAACGAAATATAGTGAGACTGGGTATTCCCGATCGTTTTATCGAACATGGCTCTCAACATCAACTCTGGAGCGAGTGTGGTTATGATGCTGCGGGCATTGTGTCGGCTGCTTTAAAACTTACAGGAAAATTAAAAGTTGAAATATGA
- a CDS encoding DUF59 domain-containing protein yields the protein MTELSDKKAIKEAVIEALKTIFDPEVPVNIWELGLVYEVDVTDDNEVHVLMTLTSPNCPVAESLPVEVEVKVAAVPGVEGVDVELTFEPTWDEDMISEEGKFELGML from the coding sequence ATGACAGAGTTAAGCGATAAAAAGGCAATCAAAGAAGCTGTAATTGAGGCGCTAAAAACAATTTTTGATCCGGAAGTTCCGGTAAATATCTGGGAATTGGGATTGGTTTATGAGGTGGATGTTACGGACGACAACGAGGTGCATGTGCTCATGACCCTCACTTCGCCCAACTGCCCGGTGGCAGAAAGTTTGCCGGTAGAAGTGGAAGTAAAAGTGGCTGCAGTTCCCGGAGTTGAAGGTGTGGACGTTGAACTGACTTTTGAGCCAACATGGGATGAAGATATGATTTCGGAAGAAGGAAAGTTTGAACTCGGAATGCTATAA
- a CDS encoding sulfite exporter TauE/SafE family protein, translating into MSWFEILSLTISGALVGFINTLAGGGSIISLAVLMMLGLPPTVANGTNRIGVLVQTLTAAASFKQKKVLETRKALWLSIPAVIGSIIGAYIAVDINEVVFERAVGIILIMMMVFIIYDPSRWVKERKDLIEAKISIKQIVIFFLIGVYGGFIQIGVGYFLLAGIVLGAGYELVKANAIKVFVVLLYTPFTIIVFLLNNQIHWAYGLMMTVGTIAGSYIAAHMAVKRGAKFVQWVIIIVILLTAADLFDIINIKGIILSLN; encoded by the coding sequence ATGAGCTGGTTTGAAATCTTATCCCTGACCATTTCCGGGGCTTTGGTCGGATTTATCAACACCCTTGCCGGTGGTGGTTCCATCATTTCCCTTGCGGTGCTGATGATGTTAGGTCTTCCGCCAACAGTGGCTAACGGAACAAACCGGATTGGAGTGCTTGTACAAACGCTTACAGCAGCTGCCAGTTTTAAACAAAAAAAAGTCCTCGAAACCCGCAAAGCACTCTGGCTATCTATTCCTGCGGTTATCGGTTCGATAATAGGCGCCTATATTGCTGTTGATATTAATGAAGTGGTTTTTGAACGGGCTGTCGGCATAATCCTTATCATGATGATGGTTTTTATCATTTACGATCCTTCGAGATGGGTAAAAGAACGCAAGGATCTTATCGAAGCAAAGATCAGCATCAAACAGATAGTAATTTTCTTCCTGATTGGGGTGTATGGAGGATTTATCCAGATAGGTGTGGGTTATTTCCTTTTGGCAGGAATTGTGCTCGGCGCCGGCTACGAGCTTGTTAAAGCCAACGCCATCAAGGTTTTTGTAGTGTTGCTTTACACCCCTTTCACGATCATTGTTTTTTTGCTGAATAACCAAATTCACTGGGCCTATGGCCTGATGATGACTGTTGGGACAATTGCAGGTTCCTATATTGCAGCTCATATGGCCGTGAAGCGCGGCGCTAAATTTGTCCAATGGGTGATCATTATTGTCATTTTGCTCACCGCAGCTGATCTTTTCGACATAATCAACATCAAGGGAATTATTCTTTCACTCAATTAA